A single window of Nasonia vitripennis strain AsymCx chromosome 4, Nvit_psr_1.1, whole genome shotgun sequence DNA harbors:
- the Gr20 gene encoding gustatory receptor 20 isoform X1, producing the protein MIVSKCVFYFFKIFGLATMRLDENETVRDSWCSGSKKGQVYNAILTCSIIASNCYVARLVYKENLSHREFEKTFDVVQYVYTTVTVAVILTVFCFCQGRAVLIANNLRKTYVLVENINSQMSKKEEDPVISGLKRIWITSTVIWISVVFTTSKLQFAVVMYYMTVYPCILIVNCAFLQYTIILHLLKQLFTILNANFLYVSTRQSVVTRKVEAAHSSFQAAEQSSQQFSDLRRLYMLLCDLSMDVSKFYHLIMLFCVTYVFSTLTMWLYYITAPLVTGTTPSKLQYIHSLMIVTYHIFMLIILTKSVDAVVQEKNKRTGEITNGWLANLQNQQLINELNLFSNYLLHKNVSFTAYGLFSLDESLLMSITGSITTYLVILLQFQ; encoded by the exons ATGATCGTATCGAAATGCGTCTTTTATTTCTTCAAAATATTCGGACTCGCGACGATGCGACTCGATGAGAATGAGACGGTTCGAGATTCGTGGTGCAGCGGTTCCAAGAAAGGCCAGGTGTACAATGCAATTTTGACCTGTTCGATAATAGCGAGCAACTGCTACGTTGCTCGACTCGTGTACAAAGAGAACCTGAGCCACAGAGAGTTTGAAAAAACGTTCGATGTGGTTCAGTATGTTTACACCACCGTTACCGTCGCCGTCATTCTAACGGTGTTTTGCTTCTGTCAGGGACGTGCCGTACTGATAGCTAACAATTTAAGAAAGACGTACGTGCTCGTTGAAAATATCAACAGTCAGATGagcaaaaaagaagaagatccTGTAATAAGTGGTTTGAAGAGGATCTGGATCACGAGTACGGTGATATGGATTTCAGTCGTCTTCACCACCTCTAAATTGCAATTCGCTGTGGTGATGTACTACATGACTGTGTATCCGTGTATTCTCATCGTCAACTGTGCTTTTCTGCAATACACTATCATCTTACACCTGTTGAAGCAGCTTTTCACTATTCTCAACGCAAACTTTCTTTACGTCTCGACGAGGCAGTCTGTTGTTACGAGAAAAGTGGAAGCAGCGCATTCAAGTTTTCAAGCTGCTGAGCAAAGCTCACAACAATTTTCAGATCTACGTAGATTGTACATGTTGTTGTGCGATTTGTCGATGGATGTGTCCAAATTCTACCATCTGATAATGTTATTTTGCGTAACGTACGTGTTCAGCACGTTAACGATGTGGTTGTATTACATCACTGCACCTCTTGTGACAGGAACTACCCCGTCTAAGTTACAATATATTCACAGTTTGATGATTGTGACGTATCATATTTTTATGCTGATTATATTGACGAAGAGTGTCGACGCTGTCGTTCAAGAG AAGAATAAAAGAACAGGAGAAATAACCAATGGATGGTTGGCCAATTTGCAGAATCAACAGTTAATTAATGAg CTAAATCTTTTTTCGAATTATTTACTTCACAAAAATGTGAGTTTCACTGCGTATGGGCTATTTTCATTGGATGAATCTCTTTTGATGTCC ATTACAGGCTCAATCACCACTTACTTAGTCATACTTTtgcaatttcaataa
- the Gr20 gene encoding gustatory receptor 20 isoform X2 has translation MIVSKCVFYFFKIFGLATMRLDENETVRDSWCSGSKKGQVYNAILTCSIIASNCYVARLVYKENLSHREFEKTFDVVQYVYTTVTVAVILTVFCFCQGRAVLIANNLRKTYVLVENINSQMSKKEEDPVISGLKRIWITSTVIWISVVFTTSKLQFAVVMYYMTVYPCILIVNCAFLQYTIILHLLKQLFTILNANFLYVSTRQSVVTRKVEAAHSSFQAAEQSSQQFSDLRRLYMLLCDLSMDVSKFYHLIMLFCVTYVFSTLTMWLYYITAPLVTGTTPSKLQYIHSLMIVTYHIFMLIILTKSVDAVVQENKRTGEITNGWLANLQNQQLINELNLFSNYLLHKNVSFTAYGLFSLDESLLMSITGSITTYLVILLQFQ, from the exons ATGATCGTATCGAAATGCGTCTTTTATTTCTTCAAAATATTCGGACTCGCGACGATGCGACTCGATGAGAATGAGACGGTTCGAGATTCGTGGTGCAGCGGTTCCAAGAAAGGCCAGGTGTACAATGCAATTTTGACCTGTTCGATAATAGCGAGCAACTGCTACGTTGCTCGACTCGTGTACAAAGAGAACCTGAGCCACAGAGAGTTTGAAAAAACGTTCGATGTGGTTCAGTATGTTTACACCACCGTTACCGTCGCCGTCATTCTAACGGTGTTTTGCTTCTGTCAGGGACGTGCCGTACTGATAGCTAACAATTTAAGAAAGACGTACGTGCTCGTTGAAAATATCAACAGTCAGATGagcaaaaaagaagaagatccTGTAATAAGTGGTTTGAAGAGGATCTGGATCACGAGTACGGTGATATGGATTTCAGTCGTCTTCACCACCTCTAAATTGCAATTCGCTGTGGTGATGTACTACATGACTGTGTATCCGTGTATTCTCATCGTCAACTGTGCTTTTCTGCAATACACTATCATCTTACACCTGTTGAAGCAGCTTTTCACTATTCTCAACGCAAACTTTCTTTACGTCTCGACGAGGCAGTCTGTTGTTACGAGAAAAGTGGAAGCAGCGCATTCAAGTTTTCAAGCTGCTGAGCAAAGCTCACAACAATTTTCAGATCTACGTAGATTGTACATGTTGTTGTGCGATTTGTCGATGGATGTGTCCAAATTCTACCATCTGATAATGTTATTTTGCGTAACGTACGTGTTCAGCACGTTAACGATGTGGTTGTATTACATCACTGCACCTCTTGTGACAGGAACTACCCCGTCTAAGTTACAATATATTCACAGTTTGATGATTGTGACGTATCATATTTTTATGCTGATTATATTGACGAAGAGTGTCGACGCTGTCGTTCAAGAG AATAAAAGAACAGGAGAAATAACCAATGGATGGTTGGCCAATTTGCAGAATCAACAGTTAATTAATGAg CTAAATCTTTTTTCGAATTATTTACTTCACAAAAATGTGAGTTTCACTGCGTATGGGCTATTTTCATTGGATGAATCTCTTTTGATGTCC ATTACAGGCTCAATCACCACTTACTTAGTCATACTTTtgcaatttcaataa